The Hypanus sabinus isolate sHypSab1 chromosome 5, sHypSab1.hap1, whole genome shotgun sequence genome has a segment encoding these proteins:
- the LOC132394721 gene encoding uncharacterized protein LOC132394721 has translation MERRCSAKRSPNLLRVSLTYKRPHQESQGAVIRLHASKLPEEEEEDEEEEEEEEEEEEEEEEEEEEEEEEGDGERNCPFHFCLALNQTPRSGFIYIQTSLMCF, from the exons atggagcgtaggtgctcagcgaaacggtctcccaatctactccgggtctcactgacatacaagaggccacaccaggagtcacag GGGGCAGTAATACGCCTACATGCGTCTAAACTgccagaagaggaagaagaagatgaagaagaagaagaagaagaagaagaagaagaagaagaagaagaagaagaagaagaagaagaagaagaagaaggggatggggaaag GAATTGTCCCTTTCATTTCTGCCTTGCACTGAACCAGACTCCGCGCTCCGGGTTCATTTATATTCAGACCTCTCTAATGTGTTTCTGA